One Gemmatimonadota bacterium genomic window carries:
- a CDS encoding CIA30 family protein — translation MIIACWLTSLALTMTADTAGRMLYDFRAPTKTPPWRIVNDDVMGGRSSSQFQLGADGGAVFSGVVSLENRGGFASARSAPLRDKLEGSDTFVLRVRGDGRGYQFTVQTGAGFNAPTYQLAFMPRRGEWGEYQLAFDDFVPTFRGRRLANLPLLTAEKIVSVGVLIADQRAGPFQLEISWIKAVTR, via the coding sequence ATGATCATTGCGTGTTGGTTAACCTCACTGGCCCTGACGATGACCGCCGATACCGCCGGTAGGATGCTCTACGACTTCCGGGCTCCGACCAAAACCCCTCCCTGGCGGATCGTGAACGATGACGTGATGGGCGGCCGTTCCTCGAGCCAGTTCCAACTCGGCGCCGATGGTGGCGCGGTGTTTTCCGGGGTGGTTTCGCTGGAGAACCGGGGCGGCTTTGCCTCGGCGCGCTCGGCGCCGCTCCGAGACAAGCTCGAGGGCTCCGACACCTTCGTGCTCCGGGTCCGCGGCGACGGACGGGGATACCAGTTTACCGTCCAAACCGGGGCGGGTTTCAACGCACCCACGTACCAGCTCGCGTTCATGCCGAGGCGGGGCGAGTGGGGCGAGTACCAACTGGCCTTCGACGACTTCGTGCCGACGTTTCGCGGACGGCGACTGGCCAACCTGCCGCTGCTGACAGCGGAGAAGATCGTCTCGGTCGGGGTTCTGATCGCGGACCAGCGAGCCGGGCCGTTCCAGTTGGAGATCAGCTGGATCAAGGCGGTGACCCGGTGA